A window from Temnothorax longispinosus isolate EJ_2023e chromosome 1, Tlon_JGU_v1, whole genome shotgun sequence encodes these proteins:
- the Spri gene encoding protein sprint isoform X1, whose amino-acid sequence MRHEKCNENFRPIGVRNETSLIGTVVSSIVRHEKTSRNSVTKIRPTGVQSETPFGSLLNSLATDLDCMLSELCTTPDSYKRSDVFLEPYLQQHGTVQVVSSPSTPPPNPLQHHQLTQLHHVQSEESLSSEESATSGGSSRSTEDSGSEVACDITLIERLIRSHPIWFLPGIQRAGAFHLLQGKEEGNFVVRQSSQSDTMALSVRLPVGKGPYIEHYLIQTNKGKLSLETSENRFDNIPSLIAHYSQCCDELPVQLILPKAMREAKNRQQLSSLALLGQEFWRYPMANPKPPESSSSNTSSLSSFHGGNNNHHINNNNNMDNTPITESIVLNLAPISSYNTHTPSPTNTVNANTSTFASSLPRQPRPTPPNTLNLTTFNEPLNDTKRDRISSPTDKLSHKLISPNLVQSVRCPSPVVHNVENNVLSPVQDMRNFDALKNSLDTPKLTTIEFTKSSGKFASVSSFHQNNLSYTTSPELPDNRNIIAENQGTRQSVKTPPPPPPRWAKPGINQNQNNFTVTTTVTFNVNQGNVNTSQQNTPSDPSTSLLSPQSTKSLNSNFSIKSPLSPTTPIVSPTSKLIPKTPNVLSPNTPSSTSKSKKRRDREKNSRKNSQHYQESDILESYYRSSPADKISDYEDIWNTTDQSTQSTWNEGLKDNRVACTLQDCARNSNDRLMSPRESEKSLVNERSPAGEQIALKNDRFIPKNDKMRYKEMMSPEFSSFKPVPEMKSPDQSSPEETGMGKRPDLLSRVCSANSLNSPNTVTPPRNKLGLVLAKSESNSPRTPKSKQSSPFYAEPADAIVQNAIIIPRRRATKNNPALNKYRHSEPGWLQTPTGNANQLHPIDCWEEPSEETEEKTPLISSSVDNLAKRLVQAKETKKIPRAKPVQPPKIKTKVFNDTSWAVDSSWEFIGNEAEEPDCEPDYDCDADYDGDNVARKFPSDEECNRNIRNTLTVQNIILQRHPELLKPPDMCESLYSDRNSSYDNVEKRNVEREDTPDSRKDRTYDPSEWETMLDTDAESDVERIKRNKSFKERLDPLLSPPRVQALSKNRDHQLNGTGAAIRTYALQLAADKTTTFSQNIDNFIQCTRESKEAMPHVVMRNMRQFMSGMKNYLVKHGERGFESEVENERSKLRPNEFLNLDAILEDVMMGLVVRPLREHVCRLFIEHYFATGALQTLAENIQHAQGKTIHDLGVQSKIVPPSEESLDHILKYIERLQRTDSPLEKLEHLLAAISAIFNSVKQANLGRHVTLGADDLLPLVIWVLVRGKVVDAEIEAEYMWGLLHTSLLSGEGGYYLTTLSSAVHVLKTFKSSQSTMSTLNGCGTPDCSSVLRILVPDELHGSLNTRTLPVRPNMNTREICRILAHKIRCTNPQDYGLFKLVHGEETLLGDHECPQELSHCLFAYKRIDAKIAWPKTSS is encoded by the exons aGCGAGGAATCGCTTTCATCAGAAGAATCGGCCACTTCGGGAGGATCTTCAAGATCTACAGAAGATTCTGGCAGCGAAGTGGCTTGCGATATTACCCTAATCGAAAGGCTCATACGCTCTCACCCGATCTGGTTCTTACCGGGCATTCAGAGAGCCGGGGCCTTTCACTTGTTGCAGGGCAAAGAGGAGGGG AATTTCGTAGTACGACAATCGAGTCAGAGTGACACAATGGCTCTCTCAGTGAGATTACCTGTCGGGAAAGGACCCTACATCGAGCATTACCTGATCCAAACCAACAAGGGCAAGTTGAGCTTGGAAACGAGCGAGAACAGGTTCGACAATATTCCCTCGCTGATTGCTCACTACTCACAGTGCTG TGACGAACTGCCAGTGCAATTGATTTTACCGAAAGCAATGCGAGAAGCGAAAAATAGGCAGCAATTGTCGTCGCTGGCGTTGCTGGGCCAAGAGTTTTGGCGATATCCAATGGCGAATCCGAAGCCACCGgaaagcagcagcagcaataCCTCTAGTCTGAGCAGTTTCCATGGGG GTAACAATAACCACcacattaacaataataataacatggATAATACGCCAATCACGGAGAGTATAGTGCTTAATCTGGCCCCAATATCATCCTACAATACAC ACACTCCCTCTCCGACAAATACCGTTAACGCGAACACCTCAACTTTTGCGTCGTCGTTGCCGCGTCAGCCACGTCCAACTCCGCCGAACACTCTCAATCTGACAACTTTCAACGAACCTCTGAATGATACCAAAAGGGACCGGATCTCGTCACCGACTGACAAACTCTCTCACAAACTGATCTCGCCGAATCTCGTGCAAAGCGTGCGATGTCCCTCGCCGGTGGTCCACAACGTGGAAAACAACGTTTTGAGTCCTGTTCAGGATATGAGAAATTTCGACGCTCTAAAGAATAGTCTGGATACGCCAAAATTAACGACGATCGAGTTTACCAAGAGCTCGGGGAAGTTCGCGTCCGTCTCGAGTTTCCATCAGAACAACCTGTCGTACACCACGTCTCCAGAATTGCCGGATAATAGGAATATCATCGCTGAAAATCAAGGAACTAGGCAAAGTGTGAAgacgccgccaccgccgccgccaagATGGGCCAAGCCCGGCATCAATCAGAATCAGAATAATTTTACTGTGACTACGACGGTGACGTTCAACGTGAACCAAGGCAACGTGAATACTTCACag CAAAACACACCGTCGGATCCTAGTACATCGCTGCTGAGTCCTCAATCTACTAAATCTCTCAATTCCAACTTTTCCATCAAATCGCCTCTTTCGCCCACCACTCCGATTGTATCCCCCACGTCAAAGCTGATCCCAAAGACACCCAACGTGCTCTCCCCAAATACTCCTTCTAGCACCAGTAAATCAAAAAAGCGGCGCGATCGCGAGAAAAACTCACGGAAAAACTCCCAACACTATCAGGAATCGGACATCTTGGAATCGTATTATCGCAGCTCGCCGGCCGATAAAATTTCCGATTACGAAGACATCTGGAACACGACTGACCAATCGACACAGTCGACCTGGAACGAAGGGTTGAAAGATAACAGGGTCGCCTGCACTCTGCAAGATTGCGCGAGAAATTCTAATGACCGTCTGATGAGTCCCAGAGAATCCGAAAAGAGTCTTGTCAATGAAAGATCGCCAGCGGGAGAACAGATTGCTCTGAAGAACGACAGGTTTATTCCAAAAAACGACAAAATGCGATACAAAGAAATGATGAGTCCGGAATTTAGTAGTTTTAAGCCTGTTCCGGAGATGAAGAGTCCTGACCAGAGCTCGCCGGAGGAGACTGGTATGGGGAAGAGGCCCGATCTGCTATCTAGAGTTT GCAGTGCCAACTCGTTGAACAGCCCCAACACGGTGACGCCCCCGAGAAACAAATTGGGCCTTGTTTTGGCGAAGTCGGAGAGCAACAGTCCCCGGACCCCCAAATCTAAACAGAGCAGTCCCTTCTATGCAGAACCGGCCGATGCCATTGTTCAAAATGCCATTATAATCCCGAGAAGACGAGCAACCAAAAATAATCCGGCGTTGAACAAGTACCGACACAGCGAACCAGGTTGGTTACAAACTCCGACGGGGAATGCCAATCAATTGCATCCTATTGATTGCTGGGAAGAGCCCTCCGAAGAGACGGAGGAAAAAACGCCATTAATCTCGTCGTCAGTCGACAACCTAGCGAAAAGATTGGTTCAAGCTAAGGAGACGAAGAAGATTCCTCGGGCGAAGCCCGTTCAACCACCAAAGATCAAGACCAAAGTGTTTAATGACACTTCTTGGGCGGTAGATTCTAGTTGGGAGTTTATCG GCAATGAAGCTGAAGAGCCAGATTGCGAACCGGACTATGACTGTGATGCTGATTATGATGGCGACAATGTCGCTAGAAAATTTCCCAGTGACGAGGAATGCAATAGAAACATTCGGAATACCTTGACTGTTCAAAATATCATCTTACAACG GCACCCGGAACTGCTGAAGCCGCCAGATATGTGTGAGTCGTTATACAGCGACCGGAACTCGTCGTATGACAACGTAGAAAAGCGGAATGTGGAGCGCGAGGATACCCCGGACTCGCGGAAAGATCGCACGTACGATCCTTCAGAGTGGGAAACCATGCTGGATACAGACGCGGAGAGTGATGTGGAAAGAATCAAACGAAACAAGAGTTTTAAGGAACGACTGGATCCTCTCTTGT cTCCGCCACGAGTACAAGCGCTTTCGAAAAATCGCGACCATCAGCTGAACGGAACCGGGGCAGCTATTAGAACTTACGCTCTTCAACTTGCGGCGGACAAGACTACAACCTTCTCGCAGAATATCGACAACTTTATTCAATGTACGCGAGAGAGCAAGGAAGCGATGCCGCATGTGGTGATGCGCAACATGCGGCAATTCATGTCGGGTATGAAGAATTACTTGGTGAAGCATGGCGAGCGTGGATTCGAGAGCGAGGTGGAAAATGAGCGATCGAAATTACGGCCGAACGAGTTCCTCAATCTCGATGCCATTCTCGAGGATGTGATGATGGGCCTGGTGGTGAGGCCCCTGCGGGAACACGTATGCCGGTTGTTTATCGAACATTATTTTGCTACCGGTGCGCTACAGACCCTGGCGGAGAACATCCAGCACGCCCAGGGCAAGACCATTCACGACCTCGGTGTTCAG TCGAAAATCGTACCCCCTTCGGAAGAGAGTCTGGACCACATTCTCAAATACATCGAGCGATTGCAGAGAACCGATTCTCCACTCGAAAAGCTAGAACACCTATTGGCAGCCATCTCGGCCATCTTCAACTCT GTGAAGCAAGCTAACTTGGGCAGGCATGTTACACTGGGCGCTGACGATCTTCTGCCGCTGGTGATCTGGGTTTTAGTACGCGGTAAAGTGGTGGACGCGGAGATCGAAGCCGAATACATGTGGGGCCTGCTACATACTTCCCTTTTGAGCGGCGAGGGCGGCTATTACCTGACAACGCTGTCGAGTGCGGTGCACGTTCTAAAGACCTTTAAGTCCAGTCAGAGCACCATGTCCACGTTAAAC GGATGTGGAACACCGGACTGTTCGTCTGTGTTGCGGATCTTGGTACCGGATGAGTTGCATGGTTCTTTAAATACTAGAACACTTCCGGTGCGACCAAACATGAATACCAGAGAAATCTGCCGCATCCTTGCGCATAAGATTAGATGCACAAATCCTCAGGACTATGGGCTCTTCAAGTTGGTGCATGGGGAAG AAACGTTGCTCGGAGATCATGAATGCCCACAGGAGCTCTCTCACTGCCTTTTCGCCTACAAACGGATCGACGCCAAGATAGCATGGCCCAAGACCAGTTCTTAA